The following coding sequences lie in one Streptomyces venezuelae genomic window:
- a CDS encoding elongation factor G: MESTLPHTLNLGILAHIDAGKTSLTERLLHAAGVIDEIGRVDDGNTQTDSLALERRRGITIKSAVVSFAVDGTAVNLIDTPGHPDFIAEVERVLSVLDGAVLVVSAVEGVQAQTRVLLRTLRRLRIPTLIFVNKTDRRGARYEGVLRHIAERLTADVVPMGSVPGIGARGARFVPFTGRDEAFTARLTELLAEHDDALLAAYVDDPASLPYDRLRAELARQTHRALVHPVFFGSAVTGVGVPELMRGIRELLPARRGDADAPVSGSVFKVERGAAGEKIAYVRMFSGTVRTRDRFPEGKVTGVSVFEQGADVPRDEVRAGQIAKVRGLAGVRIGDVIGVPREGVRAGARHFAPPTLETVVSPLRAADRGALHLALGQLAEQDPLIDLRQDDVRQEVSVSLYGEVQKEVIQATLAEEYGLDVTFRETTTICVERVVGTGAAYEIIDTGPNPFLATVGLRVEPAPVGAGVEFRLGVELGSMPYAFFRAVEETVRETLHQGVHGWRVPDCTVTMTHAGYWPRQSHAHGTFDKSMSSTAGDFRHLTPLVLMDALRAAGTEVHEPMHRFRLDVPADTVGAVLPALARLRAVPHTQTTGGAGASYRLEGDIPAQRVHALEQLLPGLTRGEGELESAFDHYEPVRGGTTPTRERTDHDPLHRKDYLLRVVRRTGGSGREGAAATADR, encoded by the coding sequence GTGGAATCAACCCTTCCGCACACTCTGAACCTGGGCATTCTGGCCCACATCGACGCCGGTAAGACCAGCCTGACCGAGCGGCTGCTGCACGCCGCCGGTGTCATCGACGAGATCGGCCGCGTCGACGACGGGAACACGCAGACCGATTCGCTCGCCCTGGAGCGGCGGCGCGGCATCACCATCAAGTCCGCCGTCGTCTCCTTCGCCGTCGACGGTACGGCCGTCAACCTGATCGACACCCCCGGCCACCCGGACTTCATCGCCGAGGTGGAGCGCGTGCTCAGCGTGCTCGACGGGGCGGTACTCGTGGTCTCCGCCGTCGAGGGCGTGCAGGCGCAGACCCGCGTCCTGCTGCGGACGCTGCGGCGGCTCCGCATCCCCACGCTGATCTTCGTGAACAAGACCGACCGGCGCGGCGCGCGCTACGAGGGCGTGCTGCGGCACATCGCCGAGCGTCTGACCGCTGACGTCGTCCCGATGGGGTCCGTCCCCGGCATCGGCGCGCGCGGCGCGCGCTTCGTCCCGTTCACCGGCAGGGACGAGGCTTTCACCGCCCGGCTGACCGAGCTGCTGGCCGAGCACGACGACGCGCTCCTCGCCGCGTACGTCGACGACCCGGCGTCCCTCCCGTACGACCGGCTCCGCGCCGAACTCGCCCGGCAGACCCACCGCGCCCTTGTGCACCCCGTGTTCTTCGGGTCGGCCGTCACCGGCGTTGGGGTGCCCGAACTGATGCGTGGCATCCGCGAGTTGCTGCCCGCTCGGCGCGGTGACGCGGACGCCCCCGTCTCCGGCAGCGTCTTCAAGGTCGAGCGCGGTGCCGCCGGGGAGAAGATCGCCTACGTGCGCATGTTCTCGGGCACCGTCCGCACCCGCGACCGATTCCCGGAAGGCAAGGTCACCGGCGTCAGCGTCTTCGAGCAGGGCGCCGACGTACCGCGCGACGAGGTGCGCGCGGGGCAGATCGCGAAGGTGCGGGGGCTCGCGGGCGTACGGATCGGGGACGTCATCGGCGTACCGCGAGAGGGCGTCCGAGCCGGTGCGCGGCATTTCGCGCCGCCCACCCTGGAGACCGTCGTCAGCCCGCTGCGCGCCGCCGACCGCGGCGCCCTGCACCTCGCGCTCGGCCAGCTCGCCGAGCAGGACCCGCTGATCGACCTGCGGCAGGACGACGTCCGCCAGGAGGTCTCCGTGTCGCTCTACGGAGAGGTCCAGAAGGAGGTCATCCAGGCGACGCTCGCCGAGGAGTACGGGCTCGACGTGACGTTCCGGGAGACCACGACGATCTGCGTGGAGCGGGTCGTCGGCACCGGTGCGGCGTACGAGATCATCGACACCGGCCCCAACCCGTTCCTGGCCACGGTCGGGCTGCGGGTGGAGCCCGCGCCGGTCGGGGCGGGGGTGGAGTTCCGGCTCGGGGTGGAGCTCGGGTCGATGCCGTACGCGTTCTTCCGTGCCGTCGAGGAGACCGTCAGGGAGACGCTCCACCAGGGCGTGCACGGCTGGCGCGTCCCCGACTGCACGGTCACGATGACGCACGCGGGCTACTGGCCGCGGCAGAGCCACGCCCACGGCACGTTCGACAAAAGCATGTCGAGCACCGCGGGCGACTTCCGGCACCTGACGCCGCTGGTCCTGATGGACGCGCTGCGGGCGGCGGGCACGGAGGTGCACGAGCCGATGCACCGCTTCCGGCTCGACGTGCCCGCCGACACGGTCGGCGCGGTCCTGCCCGCGCTCGCCCGGCTGCGCGCCGTCCCGCACACGCAGACGACGGGCGGGGCCGGGGCGTCGTACCGGCTGGAGGGGGACATCCCCGCACAGCGGGTGCACGCGCTGGAGCAGCTGCTGCCCGGACTCACCCGGGGCGAGGGCGAGTTGGAGTCCGCCTTCGACCACTACGAGCCCGTGCGCGGCGGCACGACGCCGACGCGTGAGCGGACCGACCACGACCCGCTCCACCGCAAGGACTACCTGCTGCGCGTGGTGCGCCGGACCGGCGGCAGCGGACGGGAGGGCGCCGCTGCCACCGCCGACCGGTGA
- a CDS encoding sigma-70 family RNA polymerase sigma factor translates to MIENGSAQVALAARFEEHRPRLNAVAYRMLGSLSESEDAVQEAWFRLSRTEADPGAEEVHNLGGWLTTVVGRICLDLLRTRQSRREDSLDASVQAHGETHVPDPVVSRADVADPEQEVLLADSVGLALLVVLETLAPAERLAFVLHDMFGVPFDDIAPIVERSPATTRQLASRARRRVQGSTPAAETDVAKQREVVEAWMAATRAGDFDALLELLDPDVVLRADTGELSSGLSKVVRGAAAVAGQAAMFASVAADQHLVFINGMPGLVALPGGEPVSLGALTVVDGRIVEINIIADRERLEFLTRPLRDA, encoded by the coding sequence ATGATCGAGAACGGTTCGGCCCAAGTCGCCCTCGCGGCACGCTTCGAGGAGCACAGGCCCCGCCTGAACGCGGTCGCGTACCGCATGCTCGGCTCGCTGAGCGAGTCCGAGGACGCGGTGCAGGAGGCGTGGTTCCGGCTGAGCCGCACCGAGGCGGACCCCGGGGCGGAGGAGGTGCACAATCTGGGCGGCTGGCTGACCACCGTCGTCGGCCGCATCTGCCTCGACCTGCTGCGCACCCGGCAGTCCCGGCGCGAGGACTCCCTGGACGCGTCCGTGCAGGCGCACGGCGAGACCCACGTCCCGGACCCGGTCGTGTCCCGCGCCGACGTCGCCGACCCCGAACAGGAAGTGCTGCTCGCCGACTCGGTGGGCCTCGCGCTCCTCGTCGTACTGGAGACGCTGGCGCCCGCCGAGCGCCTCGCGTTCGTGCTGCACGACATGTTCGGCGTGCCCTTCGACGACATCGCGCCCATCGTGGAGCGCTCACCGGCCACGACCCGGCAGCTGGCCAGCCGGGCCCGCCGCCGCGTGCAGGGTTCCACGCCCGCGGCGGAGACCGACGTCGCCAAGCAGCGCGAGGTCGTGGAGGCGTGGATGGCCGCCACGCGCGCCGGTGACTTCGACGCGCTCCTCGAACTCCTCGACCCGGACGTCGTGCTGCGCGCCGACACGGGCGAACTGTCCTCCGGCCTCTCCAAGGTGGTGCGCGGCGCCGCGGCGGTGGCCGGGCAGGCCGCGATGTTCGCGTCGGTCGCCGCGGACCAGCACCTGGTGTTCATCAACGGCATGCCGGGCCTGGTCGCGCTCCCCGGCGGCGAGCCGGTCTCCCTCGGCGCCCTCACGGTGGTGGACGGCCGCATCGTGGAGATCAACATCATCGCGGACCGCGAGCGCCTCGAGTTCCTGACGCGCCCGCTGAGGGATGCCTGA
- a CDS encoding thioester reductase domain-containing protein, with protein sequence MQVAPAAPADGPADGRPARTVADVAADIAARAARFLPGGVPDPETDLFDAGLSSVDAVELVALMARELDVQLTLDDVFADARPRRLAQRWAKALGLPTTASAASTTAPAAPVAVPSEAAPAAPVATTSEAAPATVTPTAVPTPSIAPVVIPAPAGDAAVHEDLEVILEDLALADRLPFSRQAEPVAPRRILLTGATGYLGSHLLLDLLRQGDAHVVCLVRGADDSAAERRLADALASFDQPWTAEVRRRVTVLAADLRQPFLGLAKDVWEGLAQELDSIVNVAAAVDFLRGYPSLRQTNVLGPLALAELAMTGRPKPLHHISSVAVFNEVGIEKMGEDDPVAHIDRLFAGYDKSKWAAEAVLRRAREHGLTVTFLRPGAIGGHTRTGVYNPRDLSTGLIGAFSRYRTVPAFKFMNLAPVDWISKVTAAVVFDPAAWGQNYNVTGRAETLPQLVKDMKLAGMNVRVANWREWRDDLIARHAADPVPELDFLIRILRSPTAMKLFEALMFGPEAGSERTDRFVARKRLPEAERYGSQAQLKAFERMAKDGVARLPSREDPPYLQFRERTKGRIGPVGAERDAKCRMALTLSIASMYQVVRHRRIDVRGEVFCERLHAEPLTVEAGEIWVRPDEGVPLRHGSDHPLLRYRLVLVDRDGGRWWLEGWKTARASRDFWKQTRTIDVTIGRENEPASLEGVVKVPGKSYVPDQIDGIEVDPRLTSQEQRLAKLAWLSWFFVQVGMGLAEPSLRAVAELLDLRKDAIDRDQDKLQRKIRKLMIKREQTR encoded by the coding sequence GTGCAGGTCGCACCGGCCGCACCTGCCGACGGTCCCGCCGACGGCCGTCCCGCGCGGACCGTCGCGGATGTTGCCGCGGACATCGCGGCCCGCGCCGCCCGCTTCCTGCCCGGTGGCGTGCCCGACCCCGAGACGGACCTGTTCGACGCGGGGCTGTCCTCCGTCGACGCCGTCGAGCTCGTCGCGCTGATGGCGCGGGAGCTCGACGTACAGCTGACCCTGGACGACGTCTTCGCCGACGCCCGCCCGCGACGCCTGGCCCAACGCTGGGCCAAGGCCCTGGGCCTCCCCACGACGGCCTCGGCCGCGTCCACGACAGCCCCCGCGGCCCCCGTGGCCGTGCCCTCCGAAGCCGCCCCCGCGGCCCCGGTGGCAACGACCTCCGAAGCCGCCCCCGCGACCGTGACCCCCACGGCCGTCCCCACCCCCTCCATCGCCCCCGTCGTCATCCCCGCCCCGGCCGGCGACGCCGCCGTCCACGAGGATCTGGAGGTCATCCTCGAAGACCTCGCCCTCGCCGACCGGCTGCCGTTCAGTCGGCAGGCCGAACCCGTGGCGCCGCGGCGGATTCTGCTCACCGGGGCCACCGGGTATCTCGGGAGTCACCTGTTGCTCGATCTGTTGCGGCAGGGCGACGCGCATGTGGTGTGTCTCGTGCGCGGCGCCGACGACTCCGCCGCGGAGCGGCGGCTCGCCGACGCGCTCGCGAGTTTCGACCAGCCCTGGACCGCCGAGGTCCGCCGCCGCGTCACCGTGCTCGCCGCCGACCTCCGGCAGCCGTTCCTCGGGTTGGCGAAGGACGTGTGGGAGGGGCTTGCCCAAGAGCTCGATTCCATCGTCAACGTCGCCGCCGCCGTCGACTTCCTGCGCGGCTACCCCTCCCTGCGCCAGACCAACGTGCTGGGCCCGCTCGCCCTCGCCGAGCTGGCGATGACGGGTCGTCCCAAGCCGCTGCACCACATTTCCTCGGTCGCCGTCTTCAACGAGGTCGGCATCGAGAAGATGGGCGAGGACGACCCGGTCGCCCACATCGACCGGCTCTTCGCCGGGTACGACAAGTCGAAGTGGGCCGCGGAAGCCGTGCTGCGACGCGCCCGCGAGCACGGGCTCACCGTCACGTTCCTGCGGCCCGGCGCCATCGGCGGGCACACCCGCACCGGTGTGTACAACCCGCGTGACCTCAGCACCGGCCTGATCGGCGCGTTCTCCCGGTACCGGACCGTGCCCGCCTTCAAGTTCATGAACCTCGCGCCGGTCGACTGGATCAGCAAGGTGACCGCCGCCGTCGTCTTCGACCCCGCCGCGTGGGGCCAGAACTACAACGTCACCGGCCGCGCCGAGACCCTGCCCCAGCTGGTCAAGGACATGAAGCTGGCCGGGATGAACGTCCGTGTCGCCAACTGGCGCGAGTGGCGGGACGATCTCATCGCGCGGCATGCCGCCGACCCCGTGCCCGAGCTCGACTTCCTGATCCGCATCCTGCGCAGCCCCACCGCGATGAAGCTCTTCGAGGCGCTGATGTTCGGCCCGGAGGCGGGCTCGGAGCGCACCGACCGGTTCGTCGCGCGCAAGCGGCTGCCCGAGGCCGAACGGTACGGGTCACAGGCCCAGTTGAAGGCGTTCGAGCGGATGGCGAAGGACGGCGTCGCCCGGCTCCCCAGCCGCGAGGACCCGCCCTATCTGCAGTTCCGCGAGCGGACCAAGGGGCGGATCGGCCCTGTCGGAGCGGAGCGTGACGCCAAGTGCAGGATGGCGCTGACTCTTTCGATCGCCAGCATGTACCAGGTCGTACGCCACCGGAGGATCGACGTCCGCGGCGAGGTGTTCTGTGAGCGGCTGCACGCGGAGCCGCTGACCGTCGAGGCGGGCGAGATCTGGGTGCGCCCGGACGAGGGCGTGCCGCTGCGGCACGGGAGCGACCACCCGCTGCTGCGCTACCGGCTGGTCCTCGTGGACCGCGACGGCGGCCGCTGGTGGCTGGAGGGCTGGAAGACGGCCCGCGCGAGCCGCGACTTCTGGAAGCAGACCCGCACCATCGACGTCACCATCGGCCGCGAGAACGAACCCGCGAGCCTTGAAGGCGTCGTCAAGGTCCCCGGCAAGAGCTACGTGCCCGATCAGATCGACGGCATCGAGGTAGACCCGCGGCTCACGTCGCAGGAGCAGCGCCTCGCCAAGCTCGCCTGGCTCTCCTGGTTCTTCGTACAGGTCGGCATGGGCCTCGCCGAACCGTCCCTGCGCGCCGTCGCGGAACTCCTCGACCTGCGCAAGGACGCCATCGACCGCGACCAGGACAAGCTGCAACGCAAGATCAGGAAGCTGATGATCAAAAGGGAGCAGACCCGATGA
- a CDS encoding MFS transporter yields MTSAPDRPAAPAPGTRLLMPVILLAIFTVPLSVSGTAVSLGDIADDLGSSSVGEQWVLNGYNLTFACSTLVWGSVADIIGRWQALFFGLLTFGAGSALSLFAGDYWVLDGARLLAGAGAGAVFSVGTAVVSSHFEGERRTRAFALLGSVAGLSLAFGPSLCGLLTQLSGWRLVYGFQLACLVVACAGMPLIRRAAAHEKRHAARIDWPGAALFCTATTVTLGGLALGSATGWASPPFLLCTALGIGCYGLFAWRESTAPNPLLSLRTLRSRRFSGITLVVAVASFTFTNAVAYLPVFFQGAYGASAGASGAYLMFLTLPVLVAPLIAARLTARGTPAHTIFTWSIGLLVVGLVLAGATAAPGLVWMMLPMVVVGIGFGLQAGLVDGEALAHVPADEAGMGAGWINTVRLGSEAIAVSLFGSLFASFAGDADDASRGGFAAITIGSTLCAAVLGIVSVLLMRRRPGPAAPAGEPRAADHVA; encoded by the coding sequence ATGACGTCCGCGCCTGACCGCCCTGCCGCCCCGGCGCCCGGCACGCGGCTGCTCATGCCCGTCATCCTGCTCGCCATCTTCACGGTCCCGCTGTCGGTCTCCGGCACCGCCGTGTCCCTGGGCGACATCGCCGACGACCTGGGCAGCTCGTCGGTGGGGGAGCAGTGGGTCCTCAACGGCTACAACCTGACGTTCGCCTGCTCGACCCTCGTCTGGGGATCGGTCGCCGACATCATCGGGCGCTGGCAGGCGCTGTTCTTCGGGCTGCTCACGTTCGGCGCGGGCTCCGCGCTCAGCCTCTTCGCCGGCGACTACTGGGTCCTCGACGGGGCCCGGCTGCTGGCCGGTGCGGGGGCCGGGGCGGTCTTCTCGGTGGGCACGGCCGTCGTGTCGTCCCACTTCGAGGGCGAACGGCGCACCCGCGCCTTCGCGCTCCTCGGGTCGGTCGCGGGCCTCTCCCTCGCGTTCGGCCCGTCCCTGTGCGGCCTGCTCACCCAGCTCTCCGGCTGGCGGCTCGTCTACGGCTTCCAGCTGGCCTGCCTGGTCGTCGCCTGCGCGGGCATGCCGCTGATCCGCCGCGCCGCCGCCCACGAGAAGCGGCACGCGGCCCGCATCGACTGGCCGGGAGCGGCGCTGTTCTGCACGGCGACCACCGTCACGCTCGGCGGCCTCGCCCTCGGCTCCGCGACGGGCTGGGCCTCGCCGCCCTTCCTGCTCTGCACGGCCCTCGGCATCGGCTGCTACGGCCTGTTCGCCTGGCGCGAGTCCACCGCGCCCAACCCGCTCCTGAGCCTGCGCACCCTGCGCAGCAGGCGCTTCTCCGGCATCACGCTGGTGGTCGCGGTGGCGTCGTTCACCTTCACCAACGCGGTCGCCTACCTCCCGGTCTTCTTCCAGGGCGCGTACGGCGCGTCGGCCGGTGCCAGCGGCGCGTACCTGATGTTCCTGACGCTGCCCGTCCTGGTCGCCCCGCTGATCGCCGCCCGCCTGACCGCGCGCGGCACACCGGCCCACACGATCTTCACGTGGAGCATCGGCCTGCTGGTCGTGGGTCTCGTCCTCGCGGGCGCGACCGCCGCTCCCGGACTCGTCTGGATGATGCTCCCGATGGTCGTCGTGGGCATCGGGTTCGGGCTGCAGGCGGGCCTCGTCGACGGCGAGGCGCTCGCGCACGTGCCGGCGGACGAGGCGGGCATGGGGGCGGGCTGGATCAACACGGTCAGGCTCGGCAGCGAGGCGATCGCGGTGTCGCTCTTCGGCTCGCTGTTCGCCAGCTTCGCGGGCGACGCCGACGACGCGTCGCGCGGCGGTTTCGCCGCCATCACGATCGGCTCCACGCTGTGCGCGGCGGTTCTGGGGATCGTCTCCGTCCTCCTCATGCGACGGCGCCCCGGTCCGGCGGCCCCGGCCGGGGAACCGAGGGCGGCGGACCACGTCGCCTGA
- a CDS encoding alpha/beta fold hydrolase translates to MTTLRPLHHALGARVEDIPFTASDGTRLGLTRVAPEDGSTDRPVVLILHGLTASADMFTLPETRNLVDVLLDAGYEPWLLDWRGSCRLPYNEGRVRYTFDDVALYDIPEAVALIKERIDGRELLVVAHCIGAMCLSLSMAAGLVPGLSGVVAQGVFLTPKMSWKTRARLHFGGELLRSRFVNIPTDFKKVGLWSKHSLIFAEVSLGAECKDPNCQILHNDSWGVGGSLFEHDNLDEVTHDRLADLYGTVPMWILPHLRSIELAHTMMRYNDGDGRYDALPKNALDEAGSFDTPLMLLSGSDNRFWYDSNEICHDVLKRRHPEMDVRYVEVPGYGHLDAFIGRNAALDVFGHIVDFLDGCRVSDDVRA, encoded by the coding sequence ATGACGACGCTGAGGCCCCTCCACCACGCACTCGGCGCCCGCGTCGAGGACATCCCCTTCACCGCGTCCGACGGCACCCGGCTCGGTCTCACCCGCGTCGCCCCCGAGGACGGCTCCACCGACCGCCCGGTCGTCCTGATCCTGCACGGACTGACCGCGTCGGCCGACATGTTCACGCTCCCCGAGACCCGCAACCTCGTGGACGTCCTGCTCGACGCGGGCTACGAACCGTGGCTCCTGGACTGGCGGGGCAGCTGCCGGCTGCCGTACAACGAGGGCCGGGTCCGCTACACCTTCGACGACGTCGCGCTCTACGACATCCCGGAGGCGGTGGCGCTGATCAAGGAACGTATCGACGGGCGCGAACTCCTCGTCGTCGCGCACTGCATCGGCGCGATGTGCCTGTCGCTCAGCATGGCCGCGGGGCTCGTGCCGGGCCTGTCCGGCGTCGTCGCGCAGGGCGTGTTCCTCACCCCGAAGATGTCCTGGAAGACGCGTGCCCGCCTGCACTTCGGCGGCGAGCTGCTGCGCTCCCGCTTCGTCAACATCCCCACCGACTTCAAGAAGGTCGGCCTGTGGTCGAAGCACTCGCTGATCTTCGCGGAGGTGTCGCTCGGCGCCGAGTGCAAGGACCCCAACTGCCAGATCCTCCACAACGACTCGTGGGGCGTCGGCGGCTCGCTCTTCGAGCACGACAACCTCGACGAGGTCACCCACGACCGCCTCGCCGACCTGTACGGCACGGTGCCGATGTGGATCCTGCCGCACCTGCGCAGCATCGAACTGGCGCACACGATGATGCGGTACAACGACGGCGACGGCCGCTACGACGCGCTGCCGAAGAACGCCCTCGACGAGGCGGGCTCGTTCGACACCCCGCTGATGCTGCTCTCCGGCAGCGACAACCGCTTCTGGTACGACTCGAACGAGATCTGCCACGACGTGCTGAAGCGCCGCCACCCCGAGATGGACGTCCGGTACGTGGAGGTGCCCGGCTACGGCCACCTCGACGCGTTCATCGGCCGCAACGCCGCACTCGACGTGTTCGGCCACATCGTCGACTTCCTCGACGGGTGCCGGGTCTCCGATGACGTCCGCGCCTGA